In Pelosinus sp. UFO1, one genomic interval encodes:
- the fetB gene encoding iron export ABC transporter permease subunit FetB encodes MNNLSLILTFSLVLLSLALSYKEKLGLEKDMLIGSLRAVVQLTLIGFVLKFIFALDNLFFTTIILVIMVYNASTVAAKRGAGIEQATLISFAAIFTGLVITLGGLVSFKAIPYEPSQVIPISGMVVGNSMVATSLLFKSLLTNFQTKREEVEVKLCLGAPPKEASLSLIRDSIRTAMLPTFDSMKTLGIVQLPGMMTGLILAGVAPETAIKYQIMVAFMLAGAVSISSFVASYWAYRSFFNKLAQLKEI; translated from the coding sequence ATGAATAATCTATCTCTTATTCTAACCTTTAGCTTAGTACTTCTATCTCTCGCTTTATCTTATAAAGAGAAACTTGGGTTAGAAAAGGACATGCTCATTGGCAGTCTACGTGCAGTAGTACAACTAACTCTTATCGGTTTTGTTTTAAAATTTATTTTTGCCCTTGATAATTTATTCTTTACAACTATTATTCTAGTGATCATGGTCTATAATGCTTCTACAGTTGCTGCGAAACGAGGCGCAGGTATTGAACAGGCCACGTTGATCTCCTTCGCCGCTATCTTTACTGGTCTGGTCATCACCCTGGGCGGATTAGTTAGTTTTAAGGCCATTCCCTACGAGCCTAGCCAAGTCATCCCCATTAGTGGCATGGTCGTAGGTAATTCAATGGTAGCCACTAGCCTATTATTTAAAAGTCTCCTGACGAATTTTCAAACGAAACGAGAAGAGGTGGAAGTCAAACTCTGCCTAGGGGCTCCACCGAAAGAAGCTTCCCTCTCCCTGATAAGAGACAGTATTAGAACCGCTATGTTGCCCACCTTTGATTCTATGAAAACCTTAGGAATTGTCCAGCTCCCAGGGATGATGACAGGTCTGATTTTAGCAGGAGTTGCTCCAGAAACAGCCATCAAATATCAAATTATGGTTGCCTTTATGCTTGCCGGTGCTGTAAGCATCTCTTCTTTTGTCGCCAGTTATTGGGCTTATCGCAGTTTTTTCAACAAACTTGCTCAACTGAAAGAAATCTAG
- a CDS encoding sigma-54-dependent Fis family transcriptional regulator, with protein sequence MQRAIIGYTNGLNADFTVLVVQEAYRLQLKYKTKLSIHYKDYKEIASTDFGLLVGLQVRKDDEVLISSKENFSSDAVQEMVRFLENKEEQVCDLSRRFNSILGLISDGISLLDKKGYIVFVNAVFSSLVQRLSEDLQGKHISEVASNVWENRDLSKSSAPAIVPLQYVIRPILADDVEIGYIILIKDDREVNCLKEKNKILKLKAENMEKQLAKEKEANWHPYQYIGQSSEKNFIKKIKMDPAFEKFIGMNEQVLNAIALAAKAAKVQSTVLITGKSGTGKEVVAEGIHLASPRAKQPFIKINCAAIPGALLESELFGHEKGAFTGAIKRKLGKFELADGGTLFLDEIGEMEMSMQTKLLRILQTSSFERVGGEETIMVNVRILAATNQNLEVMVKEGRFREDLYYRLNVIPVSLPPLKDRKDDIPLLVDFFLKKFNKDFGRGILGIKKTTMDALISYDWPGNVRELKNTIERVVALADNQYIELSDLNPSILQNTKSKIDNKVEPMFTSLVQGDIFLLEEYEKQVIKAALQKYGSYTAAGKVLGITHKTVAAKAQKYGIDKNIENG encoded by the coding sequence ATGCAAAGGGCAATTATAGGATACACAAATGGATTGAATGCCGATTTTACTGTCCTAGTTGTACAGGAAGCATATCGGCTGCAGCTAAAATATAAAACAAAATTATCGATACATTACAAGGATTATAAAGAAATAGCAAGCACAGATTTTGGTTTGCTTGTTGGGTTACAAGTAAGGAAAGATGACGAGGTCCTTATTTCCAGTAAAGAAAATTTTTCTAGTGATGCAGTTCAAGAAATGGTTAGATTTTTAGAAAATAAAGAGGAACAGGTTTGTGATTTAAGTAGAAGGTTTAATAGTATTTTAGGACTAATTTCGGATGGAATTAGTTTGCTAGACAAAAAAGGATACATAGTTTTTGTGAATGCTGTTTTTTCAAGTTTAGTACAGCGATTAAGCGAAGATTTACAGGGGAAGCACATAAGTGAAGTGGCTTCTAATGTATGGGAAAATCGGGATCTATCAAAGTCTAGCGCTCCTGCTATAGTTCCCTTGCAATATGTAATAAGACCAATTCTTGCTGACGACGTAGAGATAGGTTATATTATCTTAATTAAAGATGATCGAGAAGTGAATTGTTTAAAAGAAAAAAATAAAATACTCAAATTGAAAGCGGAAAATATGGAAAAGCAGCTAGCAAAAGAGAAAGAAGCAAACTGGCATCCCTATCAGTATATAGGGCAATCCTCGGAGAAAAATTTTATTAAAAAGATTAAAATGGATCCGGCATTTGAAAAATTTATTGGTATGAATGAACAAGTTTTGAATGCCATAGCACTGGCAGCTAAAGCAGCTAAAGTTCAATCTACGGTTTTAATTACTGGGAAAAGTGGAACGGGCAAGGAAGTAGTCGCTGAAGGGATTCATTTAGCTAGCCCAAGAGCAAAACAACCTTTTATAAAGATTAATTGTGCTGCCATTCCAGGGGCTTTATTGGAAAGTGAATTATTTGGGCATGAAAAGGGTGCTTTTACAGGAGCAATAAAGCGAAAGCTAGGAAAATTTGAGTTGGCAGATGGTGGAACTTTGTTTTTAGATGAAATTGGTGAAATGGAAATGAGTATGCAGACGAAATTGCTAAGGATTTTACAAACCAGTAGTTTTGAACGAGTTGGTGGAGAAGAAACGATAATGGTTAACGTTAGGATTCTAGCTGCCACTAACCAAAATTTAGAGGTTATGGTAAAGGAAGGGCGTTTTAGGGAAGATCTTTATTATCGTTTGAATGTTATTCCTGTATCTTTGCCACCTTTAAAAGATCGAAAAGATGATATCCCTTTATTAGTAGATTTCTTTCTGAAAAAATTTAATAAAGATTTTGGTAGAGGAATATTAGGAATTAAAAAAACTACTATGGATGCGTTAATAAGCTATGACTGGCCAGGAAATGTGAGGGAGTTAAAAAATACAATTGAAAGAGTGGTTGCTCTAGCAGATAATCAGTACATTGAATTAAGCGATTTAAATCCGTCAATTCTCCAAAATACAAAAAGTAAAATTGATAATAAAGTAGAACCAATGTTTACTTCTCTAGTGCAAGGGGATATATTCCTTCTAGAGGAATATGAAAAACAAGTTATTAAAGCCGCGTTACAAAAATATGGTAGTTATACTGCAGCAGGTAAAGTCCTTGGTATAACACATAAAACGGTTGCCGCGAAGGCACAAAAATATGGTATCGATAAGAATATTGAAAATGGATAA
- a CDS encoding YdcF family protein — protein MIYFIKFLYSTFLFPPGIFIVGFCLFCLLLYRQKSVFTKGAVLLTFLFYLSTIPYVSDRIIGSLESAYQPPRIINGDVIIMLGGGATLDTPNVYGLGHLSGFAANRLLTCAQLYQKLHIPIIVSGGKVLETTGSEADISKVILIGLGVPAEKVIVENKSLNTTENAKFTKELVEQYGFRQPILVTSAFHMERSVLQFRKVNVAVTPYPTDYQTNVERKFQPHQLWPSASALLDISLALKEYVGILAVKWY, from the coding sequence TTGATATATTTTATTAAATTTCTATATAGTACATTTTTGTTCCCCCCAGGGATTTTTATTGTCGGATTTTGCTTATTCTGTCTTTTATTATATCGTCAAAAATCTGTATTTACAAAAGGGGCTGTGCTACTGACTTTCCTATTTTATTTAAGCACCATTCCCTATGTAAGTGATCGAATTATCGGTTCTTTAGAAAGTGCATATCAACCTCCTCGGATTATAAATGGGGATGTGATTATCATGCTGGGGGGCGGTGCAACTCTAGATACACCGAATGTATATGGTTTAGGTCATTTATCCGGCTTTGCTGCCAACCGTCTTTTAACTTGCGCCCAGCTCTATCAAAAGCTTCATATTCCCATTATTGTGTCAGGGGGAAAGGTACTAGAGACAACGGGTAGTGAAGCCGACATTTCTAAAGTGATTTTAATCGGCCTCGGTGTTCCCGCGGAGAAAGTAATTGTAGAGAATAAAAGCTTAAATACCACAGAAAATGCCAAATTTACGAAGGAATTAGTAGAACAGTATGGTTTTAGACAGCCTATTCTCGTGACATCGGCGTTTCATATGGAGAGGTCCGTACTGCAGTTTAGAAAAGTTAATGTAGCTGTTACGCCTTATCCAACAGATTATCAGACCAATGTAGAACGAAAATTTCAGCCTCATCAATTATGGCCTTCAGCAAGTGCCCTTTTAGATATCAGTTTAGCGCTAAAAGAGTATGTAGGAATTTTAGCTGTAAAGTGGTACTGA
- a CDS encoding alpha-hydroxy-acid oxidizing protein: MDIKTIKETAKGKMAGKCRVCPICNGKVCAGEVPGMGGAGTGEAFAENVKALARVKLNMRTIHSALEPDTSVKMFNQQFKTPIMGAPITGAVINAGDALNELQMVSAIVEGSNSAGSIGWIGDPANPSLYEDGLESIRLAGQGVAIIKPRLDLKEIKELFKLAENAGAIALGVDLDGAGLITMALKGQPVGPKTKKELTELIQSTKLPFIVKGIMTAEEAIKCVEVGAKAIVVSNHGGRVLDHTPGAADVLPQIAKAVKGKITILADGGVRSGADVLKLLALGADGVLLGRPLIVGAYGGGTEGVKTIIEKYTSELKAAMILTGCKSIKDIGPEVLWHR, translated from the coding sequence GTGGATATAAAAACAATCAAAGAAACCGCAAAGGGAAAAATGGCTGGAAAATGCCGAGTATGTCCTATTTGTAATGGAAAAGTTTGCGCAGGAGAAGTCCCTGGCATGGGGGGGGCTGGGACAGGAGAGGCTTTCGCAGAGAACGTAAAGGCTCTTGCCAGGGTGAAATTGAATATGCGAACGATACATAGTGCATTAGAGCCTGATACCAGCGTGAAGATGTTTAATCAGCAGTTTAAAACCCCAATCATGGGTGCGCCAATTACTGGAGCAGTGATTAATGCCGGGGATGCATTAAATGAGCTGCAAATGGTTTCTGCTATTGTAGAAGGTAGTAACTCGGCTGGAAGTATAGGATGGATAGGTGATCCTGCAAATCCTAGCCTGTACGAAGACGGTCTGGAATCAATTCGTCTAGCAGGACAAGGAGTTGCAATTATCAAGCCACGTCTTGATCTAAAAGAAATTAAAGAACTTTTCAAACTAGCTGAGAATGCTGGAGCGATCGCTTTAGGAGTAGACCTCGATGGAGCTGGACTCATCACGATGGCTTTAAAAGGACAACCTGTTGGACCGAAAACCAAAAAGGAACTTACTGAATTAATACAGTCTACTAAATTGCCTTTCATTGTTAAAGGCATCATGACGGCAGAAGAAGCGATCAAATGCGTAGAAGTGGGAGCTAAGGCGATTGTAGTATCTAATCATGGAGGTCGAGTGTTAGATCATACCCCTGGTGCAGCAGATGTGTTACCTCAAATTGCTAAAGCCGTAAAAGGAAAGATAACCATTTTGGCTGATGGTGGTGTACGTTCTGGAGCCGATGTATTAAAACTCTTGGCACTAGGTGCAGATGGAGTCTTGCTTGGTCGTCCGCTGATTGTTGGTGCTTATGGCGGCGGTACAGAGGGCGTTAAAACTATTATTGAAAAATATACCAGCGAGTTAAAAGCCGCAATGATTTTGACAGGCTGTAAAAGCATCAAGGATATTGGGCCAGAAGTTTTGTGGCATAGATAG
- a CDS encoding ATP-binding cassette domain-containing protein codes for MNILQCNNVQLILNKQVILHNISFSVQKGERVGLIGPSGSGKSSLFRLLNLLFSPIQGEVLYKNKNIQDYAPTELRRSISYILQKPYLFGTSVQENLFYPYQLLNQEPNLDEIFNYLSKANLPKNILEKKNTALSGGEQQRIALIRSLLMKPEIILLDEITAALDEENTLLIEKLLIHEQQAHNTTLLFITHNISQAKRLAQKILYLEAGTIRFFGASIDFFSQKGEAYE; via the coding sequence GTGAATATACTGCAATGTAATAATGTCCAACTCATTCTAAATAAGCAAGTCATCTTACATAATATCTCCTTTTCGGTACAAAAAGGAGAGCGGGTTGGTCTTATTGGGCCGTCAGGATCAGGCAAATCTTCTCTCTTTCGCCTTTTAAACTTACTTTTTAGTCCAATACAAGGTGAGGTATTATATAAAAACAAAAATATTCAAGACTATGCCCCTACAGAGCTACGACGCAGCATTAGCTATATTTTACAAAAACCATATTTATTTGGTACATCTGTACAAGAAAATTTATTTTATCCTTATCAATTACTTAATCAAGAACCTAACCTAGATGAGATATTCAACTATTTATCGAAAGCAAATTTGCCCAAAAATATCCTAGAAAAAAAGAACACCGCCCTATCAGGCGGTGAGCAGCAACGTATTGCGTTGATTCGTTCCTTATTAATGAAACCGGAAATTATATTATTAGATGAAATAACAGCGGCCCTGGATGAGGAAAACACTCTGCTCATTGAAAAGCTACTCATTCATGAACAACAGGCTCACAATACAACCCTATTATTTATTACCCACAATATTTCGCAAGCAAAGCGTTTAGCACAAAAGATTCTCTATCTTGAAGCAGGTACTATTCGTTTTTTTGGTGCCAGTATTGATTTTTTTTCACAAAAAGGAGAAGCTTATGAATAA
- a CDS encoding HD-GYP domain-containing protein, which produces MIAIILEELIPIANKMISVNDLTPGLILSDAVITPNGKTLLGKGSTISQRTISLLSMWDVNYVFINIEDDQDPPTQEAAQPKAAPSSFFVSPECIQFLQEYDSITTSAENSFDFVRSKNKVPILSLKDTSFAIYSSILTTGPALMDYLLINDFQLATKISHHTVMVSYICGIIGRQLHFNEEEMKALTLAGLLHDIGRMVVSSDNLPEPQSHTINGAKLLRSVKGIPDEIILSVLQHHEYLDGTGAPMGVDGSKIHKYAKIIAIANIFHNNSYREEYCNPFTALNILSNEMFGKLDPSICQLFTQQVRDSLVNCNVMLSDNREATIIFFPASNSNTPIVRTTDEKLIDLSTEKDITILRMCTPDYVPMI; this is translated from the coding sequence ATGATCGCTATAATTTTAGAGGAGTTGATTCCTATCGCTAACAAAATGATTTCAGTAAACGATTTAACACCAGGCTTAATTCTTAGTGATGCCGTCATTACTCCTAACGGAAAAACTCTGTTGGGCAAGGGAAGTACAATAAGCCAGCGGACAATCTCATTATTAAGTATGTGGGACGTAAATTACGTCTTCATTAATATAGAGGATGATCAAGATCCGCCAACGCAAGAGGCAGCCCAGCCGAAGGCAGCGCCTTCCTCATTTTTTGTTTCTCCAGAATGTATTCAGTTTTTACAAGAATACGACTCTATTACAACTTCAGCAGAAAATTCCTTTGATTTTGTACGTAGCAAAAATAAAGTACCAATTTTATCTCTTAAAGATACTTCTTTTGCTATTTATTCTTCAATCTTAACAACGGGACCTGCTCTTATGGATTATCTGTTAATTAATGACTTCCAACTTGCTACCAAAATATCCCATCATACCGTAATGGTATCCTATATTTGCGGCATAATTGGCCGACAATTGCATTTTAATGAAGAAGAAATGAAAGCGTTAACCTTAGCTGGATTGCTTCATGATATTGGCAGAATGGTAGTTAGCTCCGATAATCTCCCTGAGCCTCAATCTCATACGATTAATGGTGCAAAGCTACTCAGAAGTGTAAAAGGTATTCCCGATGAAATTATCCTCAGCGTACTACAACACCACGAATACTTAGATGGGACAGGAGCTCCTATGGGCGTTGACGGTTCCAAAATTCATAAATATGCTAAGATCATTGCCATTGCGAATATTTTTCATAATAACTCCTATCGGGAAGAGTATTGTAACCCATTTACTGCTCTTAACATCTTATCTAACGAAATGTTTGGCAAATTAGATCCTTCCATTTGTCAATTATTTACGCAGCAAGTTCGTGATTCTCTTGTCAATTGTAACGTTATGCTCAGTGATAACCGAGAGGCAACCATCATTTTCTTCCCTGCGTCTAACTCTAATACTCCAATTGTACGTACCACCGACGAAAAGCTTATTGATCTTTCCACAGAGAAGGATATTACTATCCTCCGCATGTGCACCCCAGATTATGTACCTATGATCTAA
- a CDS encoding type III PLP-dependent enzyme has translation MNSSFKLTKVAVEKLAQQYDTPLLVVSSEQVERNYSFLANYLPGVKLHYAVKANPHEAIIRKLAELGSYFDVASDGEMQFLTEMGITSERMVYANPVKTANGLKVAKDTGVYKFTFDSESEISKMAKAIPGGTVLLRVRVDNPNALVDLNKKFGAHPEDVLPLLELARQQGLDVAGLCFHVGSQSSSADAYMEALEIFRDLFDKAKEAGFALRILDIGGGFPIPAINETTDIIAMLQAIRDGLEKYFPDTEIWAEPGRFICGTVANLITRVIGTQKRNGKQWYFLDDGLYGTFSGVIFDHWDFELETFKKDENIPATFAGPSCDSLDIMFQDKMTPPLAIDDLILVPNCGAYTSASATVFNGFSKTPILVWEEIQDKA, from the coding sequence ATGAATAGTTCATTCAAATTAACAAAAGTAGCTGTAGAAAAATTGGCACAGCAATACGATACTCCTTTATTGGTAGTATCATCAGAGCAAGTAGAACGTAATTATTCTTTTTTGGCGAATTATTTACCGGGGGTTAAGTTACATTATGCGGTAAAAGCCAATCCTCATGAAGCAATTATCCGGAAACTGGCTGAACTAGGCTCCTATTTTGATGTGGCCTCAGATGGCGAGATGCAATTTCTAACAGAGATGGGCATAACGTCAGAACGTATGGTATATGCCAATCCTGTGAAAACAGCCAATGGGCTTAAGGTAGCCAAAGATACCGGTGTATATAAATTTACTTTTGATAGTGAAAGCGAAATTAGCAAAATGGCCAAGGCGATACCTGGCGGTACTGTATTACTTAGAGTTAGAGTGGACAATCCCAATGCCTTGGTAGATTTAAATAAAAAATTTGGTGCCCATCCTGAAGATGTATTGCCACTTTTAGAATTAGCTCGTCAGCAAGGGCTTGATGTTGCTGGTTTGTGTTTTCATGTAGGCAGTCAATCTTCTAGTGCTGATGCTTATATGGAAGCTTTAGAAATTTTCCGTGACCTGTTCGATAAAGCGAAGGAAGCTGGTTTTGCACTGCGAATTCTGGATATTGGCGGTGGATTCCCAATTCCAGCAATTAATGAGACTACTGATATTATTGCCATGCTACAAGCCATACGGGATGGACTTGAGAAATATTTTCCTGATACGGAAATATGGGCGGAGCCAGGGCGTTTTATATGTGGTACGGTAGCTAATTTGATTACTCGTGTTATTGGCACACAAAAACGTAATGGTAAACAGTGGTACTTTTTAGATGATGGGTTGTATGGCACATTTTCTGGTGTTATTTTTGATCATTGGGATTTTGAATTAGAGACATTTAAAAAGGATGAGAATATACCTGCTACCTTTGCAGGACCGAGTTGTGATTCTTTAGACATTATGTTCCAGGACAAAATGACGCCTCCGCTAGCCATTGACGATTTGATTTTAGTGCCCAATTGTGGGGCATATACCTCCGCATCAGCGACCGTTTTTAATGGTTTTTCCAAAACTCCTATTCTAGTGTGGGAAGAAATCCAGGATAAAGCGTAA
- a CDS encoding MIP/aquaporin family protein, with protein sequence MSLILAEFMGTTVLTTFGCGVCANVNLNRSRANVSVLGGGWITITAGWAFAVMLGAFVSNALGGAGELNPALVLFKVLAGAYTVPVAIPIMIAEVVGAMLGAAMVWLAYLPHWEVTEDKGAILGTFATGAMIKNDMAAFLCEVIATTFLFICLTAFGSKLVTGTGMTPGFGNYLAAMCIWALGLSLGGPSGYALNPARDLGPRIIHAILPISTKGSSDWGYVWVPIFGPFLAAFVAYGVCISTGLL encoded by the coding sequence ATGTCACTCATATTAGCGGAATTTATGGGCACGACAGTCCTGACTACCTTTGGATGCGGTGTTTGTGCGAATGTCAATTTAAATCGATCAAGAGCGAATGTTAGCGTATTAGGTGGCGGATGGATTACGATCACAGCAGGATGGGCATTCGCGGTAATGCTCGGCGCATTTGTTAGTAATGCGCTGGGTGGTGCGGGGGAATTAAATCCAGCGCTTGTTTTATTTAAGGTACTTGCCGGTGCCTATACGGTTCCAGTGGCGATTCCTATTATGATTGCTGAAGTAGTTGGTGCTATGCTTGGTGCTGCTATGGTTTGGTTGGCCTATCTTCCTCACTGGGAAGTTACGGAAGATAAAGGAGCTATTTTGGGGACGTTTGCTACTGGAGCAATGATAAAAAATGATATGGCCGCTTTTCTATGTGAAGTAATAGCAACTACATTCTTATTTATTTGTCTTACTGCTTTTGGCAGTAAATTAGTAACAGGAACTGGCATGACACCTGGTTTTGGCAATTATTTAGCTGCTATGTGCATCTGGGCTTTAGGCTTAAGTTTAGGCGGACCCAGTGGATATGCCTTGAATCCAGCTCGTGACCTTGGTCCTCGTATCATTCATGCAATTTTACCGATTTCTACAAAGGGCAGCTCTGATTGGGGATATGTTTGGGTGCCTATCTTTGGTCCATTCCTTGCAGCGTTTGTTGCATACGGGGTTTGTATAAGCACAGGGTTGCTTTAA
- the nirJ1 gene encoding putative heme d1 biosynthesis radical SAM protein NirJ1, which produces MIGVSKLLCDTENFGDKLRYAPGVHGQRHGAAHGMGPVLSWNITRTCNLKCVHCYSDSDGKKYEGELTTKEAKKFIDDCADFKVPVLLLSGGEPLIRPDVFELVEHANKHNIRVTFSTNGTLIDKQLAKDIKALNVGYVGISLDGLGEANDKFRGKAGAFDKALEGIRNCLEVGQRVGLRFTINRYNFHDLENIFRLIKEEKIPRVCFYHLVYSGRASQMMEHDVTHEESRQAMDLIMSKALELDKTCEILTVDNHADIVYLYLQSLKKDPVRAEKIWELMMRNGGNRSGIAFGNVDPLGNVHSDQFTQNYTFGNVRDRSIGDIWKDESNPILAGLKERKSLLQGRCGICKWLTVCNGNFRARAEAATGNFWESDPACYLTDEEIGISK; this is translated from the coding sequence ATGATAGGTGTAAGCAAATTGCTTTGTGATACAGAAAATTTTGGGGATAAACTACGTTATGCTCCGGGTGTTCATGGACAACGGCATGGTGCTGCTCATGGTATGGGGCCTGTGCTTTCTTGGAATATTACTAGAACCTGTAATTTAAAGTGCGTACACTGCTACTCTGATTCCGACGGCAAAAAGTATGAAGGCGAATTAACAACAAAAGAAGCCAAAAAATTTATTGATGACTGTGCTGATTTTAAGGTGCCAGTATTGTTATTATCAGGAGGGGAACCTTTAATCCGTCCTGATGTATTTGAATTAGTAGAACATGCGAATAAACATAATATACGTGTTACTTTTTCTACGAATGGTACTTTAATTGATAAACAGTTAGCAAAAGATATTAAAGCATTAAATGTAGGCTATGTTGGCATTAGTCTTGACGGATTAGGTGAGGCTAATGATAAGTTTCGTGGTAAGGCAGGAGCTTTTGATAAGGCGTTAGAAGGTATTCGAAACTGCCTAGAAGTTGGGCAGCGCGTCGGATTGCGTTTTACCATTAACCGCTATAACTTCCATGATCTAGAGAACATCTTTCGGCTTATTAAAGAAGAAAAGATTCCTCGAGTCTGTTTTTATCACCTAGTGTATTCGGGTAGAGCTTCGCAAATGATGGAACATGATGTTACTCATGAGGAGTCGCGTCAGGCGATGGATCTCATCATGAGTAAGGCATTAGAATTAGATAAAACTTGTGAAATCCTGACAGTTGATAATCATGCTGATATTGTATACTTGTATTTACAATCTCTAAAAAAAGATCCTGTGCGTGCGGAAAAAATATGGGAGTTAATGATGCGTAATGGTGGCAATCGTTCTGGTATTGCCTTTGGTAATGTTGATCCATTGGGTAATGTTCATTCCGATCAATTTACGCAAAATTACACTTTTGGCAATGTTCGTGATCGTTCTATTGGGGATATATGGAAAGATGAGTCAAACCCGATATTAGCGGGTTTAAAGGAGCGCAAGTCTTTATTACAAGGCCGTTGCGGTATCTGTAAGTGGTTAACGGTTTGTAATGGTAATTTCCGCGCCCGTGCTGAAGCTGCTACTGGTAATTTCTGGGAGTCAGATCCAGCTTGTTATTTAACAGATGAGGAAATCGGAATCAGTAAATAA